One region of Polynucleobacter sp. Adler-ghost genomic DNA includes:
- the lspA gene encoding signal peptidase II, which yields MSTNLSFLRYLAIAIVTLLLDQLSKWSALSNLQLGVPEPVLPFMNWLLLFNPGAAFSFLAQSSGWQRWFFTVLGLAASAYILWLLRKSLGDKMLCWALSLILGGALGNVLDRIMYGAVVDFIDLHYANWHWPAFNIADSAICIGAALIIWGELRKSFGKNPQSL from the coding sequence ATGAGCACAAACCTCTCTTTTCTCCGTTATCTAGCAATTGCAATTGTTACGCTCTTGCTAGACCAACTGAGTAAATGGTCTGCCTTGAGTAATTTACAGCTGGGCGTTCCTGAACCTGTTTTGCCATTTATGAACTGGTTGTTGCTGTTTAACCCAGGTGCAGCGTTTTCATTTTTAGCGCAAAGCTCTGGATGGCAACGGTGGTTCTTTACAGTCCTGGGCTTAGCGGCATCCGCTTACATTCTTTGGCTACTACGAAAGAGCTTGGGTGACAAGATGCTCTGCTGGGCTCTTAGCCTCATTCTGGGAGGTGCACTAGGGAACGTCTTAGACCGCATCATGTATGGCGCAGTAGTAGACTTCATTGACCTACATTACGCTAACTGGCATTGGCCAGCCTTCAATATTGCCGATAGCGCCATTTGTATCGGTGCAGCCCTCATCATTTGGGGCGAGTTACGTAAGTCATTTGGCAAAAACCCCCAATCCCTTTAA
- the coaBC gene encoding bifunctional phosphopantothenoylcysteine decarboxylase/phosphopantothenate--cysteine ligase CoaBC, with protein sequence MQSLLNKKIVLGISGGIAAYKSAELARQLIQEGASVQVVMTEAAQQFVTPVTMQALTGNPIFTSQWDSSIANNMAHIELSRAADAILIAPASADLMAKLSLGLADDLLSTLCLARDCPLLLAPAMNKQMWEHAATQRSAERLIADKVTLLGPASGFQACGEVGFGRMLEPAEITEQLIAFFQKKLLLGKRILITAGPTFEAIDPVRGITNRSSGKMGFAIARAAVEAGAEVHLIAGPCDLTTPLAATGKVTRTNVVSAKEMHTATMQSSDCDVFFAVAAVADWGIAKPAKEKMKRQAKQAPNLEFVTNPDILADVAKTVKTKGGKLRPYCVGFAAESTELQKHAEEKRKRKGIPMIVGNIGPDTFSSDLNQLLIVDEGSSKKMAKAEKLQLARQLIQLVAKKI encoded by the coding sequence ATGCAATCACTTTTAAATAAGAAAATCGTTCTCGGCATTTCTGGTGGTATTGCGGCCTATAAGTCTGCAGAGCTAGCACGTCAGTTGATACAAGAAGGTGCCAGCGTCCAAGTGGTAATGACAGAAGCTGCTCAGCAATTTGTTACGCCCGTCACTATGCAGGCACTCACAGGCAATCCTATATTCACAAGCCAATGGGATAGCAGTATTGCCAACAACATGGCACATATTGAACTCTCTAGGGCTGCAGATGCAATTTTGATTGCGCCAGCAAGTGCAGATCTGATGGCTAAGCTCTCGCTCGGCTTGGCTGATGATTTGCTCAGCACCTTATGCCTGGCAAGAGATTGTCCGCTTCTCTTGGCTCCTGCCATGAACAAGCAAATGTGGGAGCATGCGGCCACACAAAGAAGTGCAGAACGGCTCATTGCTGACAAAGTCACATTGCTAGGCCCAGCCAGCGGATTCCAAGCGTGTGGTGAAGTCGGCTTTGGGCGCATGCTTGAGCCTGCAGAAATTACCGAGCAACTCATAGCCTTTTTTCAAAAGAAACTGCTCCTCGGCAAGCGAATACTGATTACGGCTGGACCCACTTTTGAAGCGATTGACCCGGTGCGCGGCATCACTAACCGTAGCTCAGGCAAGATGGGTTTTGCAATTGCCCGCGCAGCTGTTGAAGCTGGTGCAGAAGTGCACTTAATAGCAGGCCCTTGTGATCTCACCACACCATTAGCCGCAACTGGAAAAGTTACCCGCACTAATGTAGTCAGCGCCAAAGAAATGCATACGGCCACAATGCAATCTAGTGACTGTGATGTCTTCTTTGCGGTTGCTGCAGTGGCTGACTGGGGCATTGCTAAGCCAGCCAAAGAAAAAATGAAGCGTCAAGCTAAGCAGGCCCCGAATTTAGAATTTGTGACCAACCCAGATATTCTTGCTGATGTAGCTAAAACGGTCAAAACCAAAGGCGGTAAGTTGCGCCCATACTGCGTTGGCTTTGCAGCCGAGTCTACTGAGCTCCAAAAGCATGCAGAAGAAAAGCGCAAACGCAAAGGCATTCCGATGATCGTCGGTAATATTGGTCCAGATACCTTTAGCAGTGATCTTAACCAACTACTCATCGTTGATGAAGGCAGTAGCAAGAAAATGGCCAAGGCCGAAAAGCTTCAGCTTGCACGTCAGCTGATTCAGTTAGTCGCCAAGAAAATTTAA
- the dut gene encoding dUTP diphosphatase, which translates to MQQLQVKILDERMRDQLPAYGTPGSAGLDLRACIDEVIEIAAGQTVLVPTGLAIYVEDPRYAAFILPRSGLGHKHGIVLGNLVGLIDSDYQGQLMVSTWNRSSTAFKLEPMERLAQLVVMPVQQVELKVVEEFTESSRGAGGFGSTGRS; encoded by the coding sequence ATGCAACAACTTCAAGTCAAAATTCTCGATGAGCGCATGCGCGATCAATTGCCTGCATATGGAACCCCTGGAAGCGCTGGATTAGATCTGCGCGCCTGCATTGATGAAGTCATTGAAATTGCTGCTGGACAAACAGTCCTCGTCCCAACGGGTTTAGCGATTTATGTAGAAGATCCACGCTATGCCGCATTCATTTTGCCGCGCTCTGGTCTTGGCCATAAGCATGGGATCGTTCTCGGTAATTTAGTGGGATTAATCGATTCGGATTACCAAGGTCAACTGATGGTGAGCACTTGGAATCGTAGCTCTACCGCATTCAAATTAGAGCCCATGGAGCGCTTAGCGCAACTGGTAGTGATGCCAGTTCAACAGGTAGAGCTCAAGGTCGTTGAGGAGTTCACTGAGAGTAGTCGTGGGGCTGGTGGGTTTGGAAGTACAGGCCGCAGTTGA
- the clpA gene encoding ATP-dependent Clp protease ATP-binding subunit ClpA: MIAQELEVSLHMAFVDARASRHEFITVEHLLAALLDNATAVEVLKACAVNIAELRAQLKNFINDNTPVVPGNDEVDTQPTLGFQRVIQRAIMHVQSTSNGKKEVTGANVLVAIFGEKDSHAVYFLQQQGVTRLDVVNFISHGVRKDQVESVKPAEASQETEDASSGGKESPLEQYTQNLNVLAKQGKIDPLIGRDSEVERVIQVLCRRRKNNPLLVGEAGVGKTAIAEGLAWRIVKGDVPEILADATVYSLDMGALLAGTKYRGDFEQRLKSVLKSLKDSAHGVLFIDEIHTLIGAGAASGGTLDASNLLKPALSNGQLKCIGATTFTEYRGIFEKDAALSRRFQKVDVVEPTVDQTVQILRGLKSRFEEHHGVKYASAALVAAAELSSRYINDRHLPDKAIDVIDEAGAAQRILPKSKQKKTIGRPEIEEIVAKIARIPPQSVTVDDRSKLQTLDRDIKSVVFGQDPAIEALASAIKMTRAGLGKIDRPIGSFLFSGPTGVGKTEVAKQLAYILGIELLRFDMSEYMERHAVSRLIGAPPGYVGFDQGGLLTEAVNKKPHCVLLLDEVEKAHPDIFNILLQVMDHGTLTDNNGRKTDFRNVIIIMTTNAGAEAMQKSTIGFTNARESGDEMADIKKFFTPEFRNRLDAIVSFKALDETIIMRVVDKFLMQLEEQLHEKKVDATFSPALRAHLAKHGFDPLMGARPMQRIIQDTVRKALADELLFGKLAQGGHVDVDIDADGKVQLQFDAPVVPGKRPKADVAPVEEI, encoded by the coding sequence ATGATTGCCCAGGAATTAGAAGTGAGTTTGCACATGGCGTTTGTTGATGCGCGAGCTTCAAGACATGAATTTATTACGGTAGAGCATTTGCTTGCCGCTTTACTAGACAATGCGACTGCAGTGGAGGTTTTAAAAGCCTGCGCTGTCAATATTGCTGAGCTTCGTGCCCAGCTCAAAAATTTTATTAACGACAACACGCCCGTAGTTCCGGGTAATGATGAAGTCGATACCCAGCCAACCCTGGGTTTTCAGCGCGTGATCCAACGCGCCATCATGCATGTGCAATCCACCTCCAATGGGAAGAAGGAAGTTACGGGGGCGAATGTTCTAGTGGCTATCTTTGGTGAAAAAGATTCTCATGCGGTGTATTTCTTGCAACAGCAAGGGGTCACTCGTTTGGATGTAGTGAACTTTATTAGCCACGGTGTACGTAAAGATCAAGTTGAGAGCGTTAAGCCTGCCGAGGCAAGCCAAGAGACCGAGGATGCATCGTCTGGCGGCAAGGAGAGTCCTTTAGAGCAATACACTCAGAACCTCAATGTGCTTGCTAAGCAGGGCAAGATTGATCCGCTGATTGGCCGCGATAGTGAAGTCGAGCGCGTGATTCAGGTGCTTTGCCGTCGTCGTAAAAACAATCCGCTATTGGTAGGCGAGGCAGGCGTAGGTAAGACTGCGATTGCTGAAGGCTTAGCTTGGAGAATTGTGAAGGGTGATGTCCCTGAGATCTTGGCTGATGCCACAGTGTATTCATTAGACATGGGTGCGCTATTAGCGGGTACTAAGTACCGTGGAGATTTTGAGCAACGCTTGAAGAGTGTTCTGAAGTCTTTAAAAGACAGTGCCCATGGCGTTCTATTTATTGATGAGATTCACACCTTAATTGGTGCGGGTGCTGCATCTGGCGGTACATTGGATGCGAGCAATTTATTAAAGCCTGCGCTATCGAATGGCCAGCTCAAGTGTATCGGTGCAACTACCTTTACTGAGTACCGAGGCATTTTCGAAAAAGATGCGGCTCTGTCGCGTCGCTTCCAAAAAGTGGATGTGGTTGAGCCAACCGTTGATCAGACCGTGCAAATCTTGCGTGGTTTGAAATCACGCTTTGAAGAACATCACGGCGTTAAGTACGCTTCTGCAGCGTTGGTAGCCGCAGCTGAATTGTCTTCGCGTTATATCAATGATCGTCATTTACCAGATAAAGCAATTGATGTGATTGATGAGGCTGGTGCTGCACAGCGCATTCTGCCCAAGTCTAAGCAAAAGAAAACCATTGGTCGCCCGGAGATTGAAGAGATCGTCGCAAAAATCGCTCGTATACCGCCACAATCTGTAACGGTGGATGATCGTAGCAAGCTACAAACATTAGATCGGGATATTAAGAGCGTGGTGTTTGGTCAAGATCCTGCCATTGAGGCCCTAGCGAGCGCAATCAAAATGACTCGTGCCGGTCTTGGCAAAATCGATAGACCGATTGGATCATTCCTATTCTCCGGCCCAACTGGGGTTGGTAAAACGGAAGTTGCCAAACAGCTCGCTTACATCTTGGGCATCGAGCTCCTGCGCTTTGATATGTCGGAGTACATGGAGCGTCATGCGGTTAGTCGTTTAATTGGCGCGCCTCCAGGATATGTAGGCTTTGATCAAGGTGGCTTGCTAACTGAGGCCGTAAACAAGAAGCCGCATTGCGTCCTCTTGCTTGATGAGGTTGAAAAAGCACATCCAGATATTTTCAATATTCTCTTGCAGGTCATGGATCACGGCACTCTCACGGACAACAATGGTCGTAAGACGGATTTCCGTAATGTCATCATCATCATGACAACCAATGCTGGTGCTGAAGCAATGCAGAAGTCCACCATCGGCTTTACTAATGCGCGTGAGTCCGGTGATGAGATGGCGGATATTAAAAAGTTCTTCACGCCAGAATTCCGTAATCGTTTAGATGCGATTGTTTCCTTCAAGGCGCTCGATGAGACCATCATCATGCGTGTGGTGGATAAATTCTTGATGCAGCTAGAGGAGCAACTCCATGAGAAGAAGGTAGACGCTACATTTAGCCCGGCATTGCGTGCCCATTTAGCGAAACACGGCTTTGACCCGCTCATGGGCGCAAGACCAATGCAGCGAATCATTCAAGATACAGTACGAAAAGCACTTGCCGATGAATTGTTGTTCGGTAAATTGGCCCAGGGCGGTCATGTGGATGTCGATATTGATGCTGATGGCAAAGTTCAACTTCAGTTTGATGCCCCAGTAGTGCCGGGTAAGCGGCCAAAAGCTGATGTAGCCCCAGTCGAGGAGATTTAA
- the clpS gene encoding ATP-dependent Clp protease adapter ClpS: MFHMSRTTKNPTVGNPNNPHIEDTILLEKQAEKLKSPSMYKVLLLNDDYTPMEFVVMVIQEYFNKDHETATRIMLQVHLVGKGICGLFTRDVAATKVHQVIELSREAGHPLQCTMEEA, encoded by the coding sequence ATGTTTCATATGAGTCGTACAACGAAAAATCCAACGGTTGGCAATCCAAACAACCCCCACATTGAAGACACTATTCTTCTCGAAAAGCAGGCCGAGAAACTAAAGTCGCCTTCGATGTATAAAGTTTTACTATTAAATGACGATTACACGCCAATGGAATTTGTGGTGATGGTCATTCAGGAGTATTTTAATAAGGATCATGAGACAGCTACACGGATCATGTTGCAGGTTCATTTGGTTGGCAAAGGCATTTGCGGTTTATTTACACGTGATGTTGCAGCAACAAAAGTGCATCAAGTTATCGAGCTCTCCCGCGAAGCGGGTCACCCACTACAGTGCACTATGGAGGAAGCATGA
- a CDS encoding cold-shock protein: MATGIVKWFNDAKGFGFIKPDDGEEELFAHFSAITMPGFKTLKENQKVTFDITQGPKGKQATNIQAA, from the coding sequence ATGGCGACCGGAATTGTTAAGTGGTTCAATGATGCAAAAGGTTTTGGCTTTATCAAACCTGATGATGGTGAAGAAGAGTTGTTTGCGCATTTCAGCGCAATCACAATGCCTGGGTTTAAAACACTCAAGGAAAACCAAAAGGTAACGTTTGATATTACCCAAGGTCCTAAGGGCAAACAAGCTACTAATATCCAAGCAGCTTAA
- a CDS encoding DUF192 domain-containing protein, which produces MKQFIFSLTAIAGVFSAPLFAQQNVGLPTVELKTGIYRIQAELADTPKAREVGLMNRTSMRTNSGMLFIFEQKAGHCFWMNNTKIPLSIAFIADDGKIVNIEEMQAETTNNHCPKAAVRYALEMNKQWFSERVIVPGTVIQGLPKK; this is translated from the coding sequence ATGAAACAATTCATTTTTTCTCTTACGGCGATCGCTGGGGTCTTTTCAGCACCATTGTTTGCACAACAGAATGTCGGCCTACCTACAGTTGAACTCAAAACTGGGATCTATCGTATTCAGGCAGAGTTAGCCGATACACCCAAAGCACGCGAGGTCGGGCTCATGAATCGTACTAGTATGCGCACGAACTCTGGCATGCTTTTTATCTTTGAGCAAAAAGCAGGACATTGCTTCTGGATGAACAACACAAAGATTCCTCTATCGATTGCCTTTATTGCTGATGATGGCAAGATTGTGAATATCGAAGAGATGCAAGCGGAGACTACCAACAACCATTGCCCTAAGGCAGCAGTACGTTATGCACTTGAGATGAATAAGCAGTGGTTCTCTGAGAGAGTCATCGTGCCTGGCACAGTCATTCAAGGGCTTCCTAAAAAATAA
- a CDS encoding pyrimidine/purine nucleoside phosphorylase, translating to MQFDQVSVGKKANVFFDGKCVSHTVTLPNGVRKSVGVVLPSTLRFDLSTKEVMEVVDGNAFVSINGAPEVEFKAGQSWEVEKGGYFIIRAESPVHYVCHFE from the coding sequence ATGCAATTTGATCAAGTTTCTGTAGGCAAAAAAGCTAATGTATTTTTTGATGGTAAGTGCGTATCTCATACTGTGACTTTGCCAAATGGCGTTCGTAAATCAGTTGGCGTGGTATTGCCAAGTACTTTACGTTTTGACCTCAGCACAAAGGAAGTTATGGAAGTAGTTGATGGTAATGCGTTTGTCAGTATTAACGGCGCCCCAGAGGTCGAGTTCAAAGCGGGTCAAAGCTGGGAAGTGGAAAAAGGCGGTTATTTCATCATTCGTGCCGAGTCTCCAGTGCACTACGTATGCCATTTTGAATAA
- a CDS encoding argininosuccinate synthase, with protein MSDIKKVVLAYSGGLDTSVILKWLQDTYQCEIVTFTADLGQGEELEPARAKALQFGIKPENIFIDDLREEFVRDFVFPMFRANTIYEGEYLLGTSIARPLIAKRQIEIARATGADSVSHGATGKGNDQVRFELGYYALEPGIKVIAPWREWDLLSREKLMAYAEKHGIPVEMKHKQGGSPYSMDANLLHISYEGRHLENPNAEAEESMWRWTVSPEKAPDAPEIIEIEFRAGDPVAINGKAYKPHELLAELNRIGGMHGIGRLDLVENRFVGMKSRGCYETPGGTILLKAHRGIESITLDREVAHLKDDLMPRYASLIYNGLWWAPERLALQTLIDHTQQMVNGVVRLKLYKGSVSVISRDSANTLFDQTIATFDDDGGAYNQADAGGFIKLNALRMRIAETARRKRAK; from the coding sequence ATGTCTGATATTAAAAAAGTAGTTTTAGCGTATTCCGGCGGTCTTGATACCAGTGTGATTCTCAAATGGCTTCAAGATACCTATCAATGTGAGATCGTTACTTTCACAGCTGACTTAGGTCAGGGTGAAGAGTTGGAGCCGGCACGCGCCAAAGCGCTGCAGTTTGGCATCAAGCCAGAAAATATTTTTATCGACGACTTGCGTGAAGAGTTTGTACGTGACTTTGTGTTCCCCATGTTCCGCGCCAATACGATTTACGAAGGCGAGTACCTTTTGGGTACCTCCATCGCGCGTCCGTTGATTGCTAAGCGTCAAATTGAAATTGCTCGCGCGACTGGTGCGGACTCTGTATCGCATGGCGCTACTGGTAAAGGTAATGACCAAGTACGTTTTGAGTTGGGCTATTACGCACTCGAGCCAGGAATTAAGGTAATTGCACCATGGCGCGAGTGGGATTTACTCTCCCGAGAAAAATTGATGGCCTATGCAGAAAAGCATGGCATCCCAGTAGAAATGAAGCATAAGCAAGGTGGCTCACCGTATTCGATGGATGCTAATTTATTGCACATCAGCTACGAAGGTCGTCATCTTGAGAACCCGAATGCTGAAGCGGAAGAGTCCATGTGGCGTTGGACGGTCTCTCCAGAGAAGGCTCCAGACGCCCCAGAAATTATTGAAATTGAATTCCGTGCTGGTGATCCAGTTGCTATCAATGGTAAAGCTTATAAACCACATGAGTTGCTGGCTGAACTTAATCGTATTGGTGGCATGCATGGCATTGGTCGTCTTGACTTAGTTGAGAACCGCTTTGTAGGCATGAAGAGCCGTGGCTGCTATGAAACCCCTGGCGGCACTATCTTGTTGAAAGCGCACCGCGGTATTGAGAGTATTACTTTGGACCGTGAAGTCGCTCACCTCAAAGATGATCTCATGCCACGTTACGCAAGCCTCATCTACAACGGACTGTGGTGGGCGCCAGAGCGCCTAGCTCTGCAAACCTTGATCGATCACACGCAACAAATGGTTAACGGGGTTGTGCGTCTGAAGCTCTACAAGGGATCTGTCTCTGTGATATCGCGCGATTCAGCGAATACTTTGTTTGATCAGACAATCGCCACCTTTGATGATGATGGTGGTGCGTACAACCAAGCCGATGCGGGTGGATTTATTAAGCTCAATGCTTTGCGTATGCGAATTGCTGAAACTGCAAGACGTAAGCGTGCTAAATAA
- the argF gene encoding ornithine carbamoyltransferase — protein MTSLAKPQVPGQVKHYLQFADLTRAEYDYLLKRSAWLKTKFKSYETWHPLHDRTLAMIFEKHSTRTRLSFEAGIHQLGGHAVYLNTRDTQLGRGEPVEDAAQVISRMTDIIMIRTFGQEIIERFAANSRVPVINGLTNEYHPCQVLADIFTFVEARGPIQGKIVAWVGDANNMAYTWIQAAECLDFQIRFSAPSGYQLDSSRLTEKALKHLTICADPKEACKGADLVTTDVWTSMGYEDENTSRMTAFKDWMVDEELMSLAKPDALFMHCLPAHRGEEVSAEVIDGPQSIVWEEAENRLHVQKALMEYLLCGRLD, from the coding sequence ATGACATCTTTGGCAAAGCCCCAAGTGCCTGGCCAGGTTAAGCATTACTTGCAGTTTGCTGACCTGACGCGCGCAGAATACGATTACCTCCTCAAGCGCTCTGCTTGGCTTAAGACGAAGTTCAAAAGTTACGAGACTTGGCATCCCTTACATGATCGCACTCTAGCAATGATCTTTGAGAAGCATTCGACTCGTACCCGCCTTTCTTTCGAGGCGGGCATACACCAGCTTGGTGGCCATGCCGTATACCTCAATACCCGAGATACCCAGTTGGGTCGTGGTGAGCCTGTAGAGGACGCTGCGCAGGTGATTTCTAGGATGACGGACATCATCATGATTCGTACCTTTGGCCAAGAGATTATTGAGCGCTTCGCAGCAAATTCTCGTGTGCCCGTAATCAACGGCCTGACCAATGAGTACCATCCTTGCCAAGTATTGGCTGATATCTTTACTTTTGTAGAGGCCCGCGGTCCGATCCAGGGGAAAATAGTTGCTTGGGTAGGCGATGCCAACAACATGGCCTATACCTGGATTCAGGCGGCGGAATGTTTGGATTTTCAAATTCGCTTCTCCGCTCCTAGTGGTTATCAGTTAGATAGTTCCAGATTGACCGAGAAGGCTTTAAAGCATCTGACGATTTGCGCTGATCCAAAGGAAGCTTGTAAAGGTGCCGATTTGGTCACCACTGATGTATGGACTAGCATGGGCTACGAGGATGAAAATACTTCTCGTATGACTGCTTTTAAAGACTGGATGGTCGATGAAGAGTTAATGTCATTGGCAAAACCAGATGCCTTGTTCATGCATTGCTTGCCAGCGCATCGTGGTGAAGAGGTTTCTGCAGAAGTGATTGATGGTCCTCAAAGTATCGTTTGGGAAGAGGCTGAAAATCGTTTGCATGTTCAAAAAGCCTTGATGGAGTATTTACTCTGCGGCCGTTTGGACTAA
- a CDS encoding DUF3579 domain-containing protein: MNHKKLFIQGITTSGKPFRPSDWAERLCGVMATFRPPGDAGDPRFSYSPYARPVVIAKVTCVVIDTRLRDLDPRALDFVINFAKDNCLPIEEACEFEPNPQSQP; the protein is encoded by the coding sequence TTGAACCACAAAAAGCTTTTCATTCAAGGCATTACAACCTCTGGCAAACCTTTTCGGCCTAGTGACTGGGCCGAACGACTTTGCGGAGTGATGGCCACTTTTCGCCCACCAGGCGATGCTGGCGACCCCCGCTTCTCTTACTCACCTTATGCCAGACCGGTGGTTATCGCAAAAGTAACATGCGTTGTAATTGATACCAGGCTAAGAGACCTCGATCCGAGAGCGCTCGACTTTGTCATCAACTTTGCCAAAGACAATTGCCTGCCAATCGAAGAAGCCTGCGAATTCGAACCGAATCCACAATCCCAGCCCTAA
- the rpsT gene encoding 30S ribosomal protein S20 codes for MANTAQARKRARQAVKQNEHNSSLRSKLRTSIKAVRKAIEAGDKDAAAKVFAATQSTIDKIADKKIAHKNTASRQKSRLSAAIKAMAA; via the coding sequence ATGGCCAATACCGCACAAGCGCGTAAACGCGCACGGCAGGCAGTAAAACAGAATGAACACAACTCTAGCTTGCGTTCAAAGCTTCGCACTTCCATCAAGGCAGTTCGCAAAGCAATTGAGGCTGGCGACAAGGACGCTGCTGCTAAAGTATTTGCAGCAACTCAGTCCACAATCGACAAGATTGCTGATAAAAAGATCGCTCACAAAAATACGGCATCACGTCAGAAGTCACGTTTGTCTGCAGCTATTAAGGCGATGGCAGCGTAA
- the murJ gene encoding murein biosynthesis integral membrane protein MurJ: protein MNLLSAAAKVSSLTMLSRITGLLRETLIARSFGASEWTDAFNVAFRLPNLLRRLFAEGAFSQAFVPILGEISSQGDIKQSQILVNAVATLLFWALLLTVLLGVIGAPLLILAIATGFEGGPAYEASVVMTRIMFPYIGLISMVSLSAGILNTFGRFAIPAFTPVLLNLALISSAIFLAPHLDQPIYALSIGVLLGGVLQLAIQVPALAHLGLLPRVGFLPGAIKAAVQNPDARRVMKLMGPAVFAVSVAQISLIINTNIASRLQTGSVSWLSYADRLMEFPTALLGVALGTVLLPSLSKANAKNDLVHAGELLIWGLQLTFLLAAPCAIALFIFGEPLAAVLYHYGKFNALDVLMTQRALAAYGVGLIGLILVKILAPGFYSRQDIRTPVKIGLLVLVATQLANLVFVPWLGHAGLALSVGAGACLNAALLWVGLHRRGALPGFAWLKYLGQLLLALIPFAFLLYYAATAHDWIALQSSPWIRVGLLAAWLAAAAVVYFAALWLVGIRWQKFLRHAK, encoded by the coding sequence ATGAATCTGCTTTCAGCTGCCGCAAAGGTCAGCTCCCTCACCATGCTCTCTAGGATTACCGGACTACTCCGGGAGACCCTAATTGCCCGTAGTTTTGGGGCTTCAGAGTGGACTGACGCCTTTAATGTGGCCTTCAGACTACCCAATTTGCTCCGTAGACTCTTTGCTGAGGGGGCCTTTTCTCAGGCATTTGTACCTATTTTGGGAGAAATCTCAAGTCAAGGAGACATAAAACAGTCCCAAATCCTCGTCAATGCAGTCGCTACGCTCTTATTTTGGGCTTTGCTGCTTACGGTACTCCTAGGTGTCATTGGCGCCCCCCTGCTGATTCTGGCTATTGCTACAGGCTTTGAGGGCGGTCCAGCCTATGAGGCAAGCGTAGTCATGACACGCATCATGTTTCCCTATATCGGTCTGATTTCGATGGTTTCTCTCTCTGCGGGGATTCTCAATACCTTTGGCCGCTTTGCCATTCCAGCATTTACACCAGTTTTGCTCAATTTAGCCCTCATTAGCAGCGCCATCTTTTTGGCGCCCCACCTGGACCAGCCGATTTATGCTCTGAGTATCGGTGTGCTCTTAGGTGGCGTCTTGCAGTTGGCCATTCAAGTTCCGGCCCTCGCTCATTTGGGCTTGCTGCCTAGAGTAGGTTTTCTACCCGGAGCAATTAAAGCAGCAGTTCAAAATCCAGATGCCCGTCGCGTCATGAAATTAATGGGGCCTGCCGTGTTTGCAGTTTCAGTCGCCCAAATTTCTCTCATTATTAATACCAATATTGCCTCTCGTTTACAAACAGGTAGCGTATCTTGGCTCTCCTATGCTGATCGCCTCATGGAATTTCCAACAGCGCTTTTGGGAGTAGCGCTGGGAACAGTCTTACTCCCAAGCCTGAGCAAAGCAAACGCAAAAAATGATTTGGTACATGCGGGCGAACTCTTAATTTGGGGATTGCAACTCACCTTTTTGCTCGCTGCGCCTTGCGCGATTGCCCTCTTTATTTTTGGAGAACCGCTAGCAGCAGTTTTGTATCACTATGGTAAGTTCAACGCATTAGACGTCTTGATGACGCAGCGCGCTCTAGCAGCTTATGGCGTTGGGCTCATTGGCCTCATTCTAGTGAAGATCTTGGCTCCCGGCTTTTATTCCCGCCAAGATATCCGTACACCAGTAAAGATTGGCTTACTGGTGTTGGTGGCAACCCAATTAGCCAATTTAGTTTTTGTTCCCTGGTTGGGTCATGCCGGCCTTGCGCTATCGGTTGGCGCTGGCGCCTGCTTAAATGCCGCATTACTTTGGGTAGGCCTGCATCGACGGGGCGCCCTACCTGGCTTTGCGTGGTTAAAGTATTTGGGGCAGCTATTACTTGCCTTAATTCCTTTTGCATTCCTCTTGTATTACGCCGCGACTGCACATGATTGGATTGCACTGCAATCGAGCCCCTGGATTCGAGTTGGCTTACTGGCTGCCTGGCTAGCCGCTGCTGCTGTAGTGTATTTCGCAGCCTTATGGCTTGTCGGAATCCGCTGGCAAAAATTCCTACGTCATGCAAAATAG